One window of Trifolium pratense cultivar HEN17-A07 linkage group LG5, ARS_RC_1.1, whole genome shotgun sequence genomic DNA carries:
- the LOC123884642 gene encoding annexin A13-like, which yields MATNILTMTSHNFELDCKKIHDSLGGLSQLIPSLASLTLHERQQLRETYKAVYGEDLISQLQRYDEDDFSSMKFSTLSLWMLCPHDRDAFVAREALQQDETNFKALVEIFVGRKSSHVVLISQAYQKMFRRVLDQDIMNLDSPHPFQKVLMALSASHKAHQVDISHHISKCDARRLYETGEGSLGAIDEAVVLEILSKRSIQQLKLTFLSYKHIYGHDYTKSIKRGNYGQFGKALMVVVKCICNQEHYYAKELYACIRREKGDMGTLARTLVSRADIDMDEIRRVFKEKYEKELGDVICESIPCGDYRDFLVALATRSSTPSNIYNN from the exons ATGGCTACTAACATTCTAACCATGACAAGCCATAATTTTGAGCTTGATTGCAAGAAAATTCATGACTCTCTAGGTGGTTTAAGCCAACTAATTCCATCTCTTGCTTCCTTAACCCTCCATGAAAGACAACAACTAAGGGAGACTTATAAGGCAGTGTATGGTGAAGACTTGATAAGTCAACTACAAAGATATGATGAAGATGACTTTTCATCTATGAAATTTTCTACTTTATCTTTATGGATGCTTTGTCCACATGATAGAGATGCTTTTGTTGCTAGAGAAGCTCTTCAACAAGATGAGACCAATTTCAAGGCTCTTGTGGAAATTTTTGTAGGTAGGAAATCAAGTCATGTTGTCCTCATCTCACAAGCCTATCAAAAAATGTTTAGAAGAGTGTTGGACCAAGATATTATGAATTTAGACTCTCCACATCCATTTCAAAAG GTTCTTATGGCATTGTCAGCATCACATAAAGCTCACCAAGTAGATATTAGCCATCATATATCTAAGTGTGATGCAAGAAGACTATATGAAACTGGAGAGGGAAGCTTAGGAGCTATAGATGAAGCTGTTGTACTAGAAATTTTAAGCAAGAGGAGTATTCAACAATTGAAACTCACATTTTTAAGTTATAAACACATTTATGGTCATGACTACACAAAG TCCATCAAGAGGGGAAACTATGGACAATTTGGTAAAGCTCTAATGGTAGTTGTGAAATGTATTTGCAATCAAGAACATTATTATGCTAAg GAGCTGTATGCATGCATCAGAAGGGAAAAAGGAGACATGGGAACTTTGGCAAGAACATTGGTAAGCAGGGCAGATATAGACATGGATGAGATTAGAAGGGTTTTCAAGGAAAAGTATGAGAAAGAACTTGGTGATGTTATATGTGAAAGTATTCCATGTGGAGACTATAGAGACTTTCTAGTTGCCTTGGCTACAAGATCTTCTACCCCTTCTAACATCTATAACAATTAG